The nucleotide sequence ATATAAATGATATTGGCGTTATGGGTAGGTGTGTTCCTCAATTAAATTCAGAAAAATGTATTGGATGTGGACTCTGCTCAAAAAACTGCAGACAAAATGCACTTAAAATAGAAAATAAAAAAATAATATATAACAAAAATTTATGTGTAAATTGTGGTGAATGTGTAAGGACATGCAAGCCAAATGCCATTACTGCCAAAGAAAAGGGTGCAGAAATATTCATTGGCGGAAGATTTGGAAGAGAAATAAGAATTGGAAATTCATTAGGAAAGATATTCAAGGAAGATCAAATTATACCTGTTGTTGACACAATAATGGACTACTATAGAAAAGTAGGTAATAAGGATGAACGAATTTCAACAGTTATGGATAGAATCGGCCAAGAAAAATTTATATCTGATATCCTGGATAAACTTAATTAAATTTTAAAGAGTGCGGTCAGAACTTCCTTGACGCACTCAACATAAACACTTTATATATTTTCAGTTTTAAGTGTCCTCATAGAATTCAAAACTGCAATTAATGTAACACCAACATCTCCAAATACTGCTTCCCACATGGTCCCAATACCGATAGCTATTAAAATTAACAAGAGAAATTTTACTCCAAGTGCAAAGAATATATTCTGCATTACTATACTTCTTGTATGTTTAGCTATTTTTATAGCTGAAGCGATTTTTGAAGGTTCATCCGTCATTATAACTACATCTGCTGCTTCAATTGCAGCATCAGAACCAACTCCACCCATTGCCACTCCTATATCAGCCCTGGCTAAAACTGGTGCATCGTTCACACCATCACCTACAAATATAAGCTTACCTTTTGGTGCCTTCTCTTTATATAACATTTCTATTCTATCAACCTTTTGGTCTGGAAGTAATTCAGCATGAACCTCATCTATTCCTACTCTTTCTCCAACCTTGTTTGCTGCTGCTTTATTATCACCTGTCAACATAACTGTTTTCTTGATGCCAACAGATTTTAACGCCTTTACCACCTTTACTGAATCTTCTTTAATTTCATCAGATATTAGTATATATCCTGCATATTCTTTATCAACAGCAATATGAACCGCCGTTCCTATAGTATCAGCTTCAGTATACCCTATACCTTCTTTATTCATAAGTTTGTAATTGCCCGCTAACACTTCTTTTCCATTAATAACAGCCTTTATTCCATATCCTGATATCTCTTCATAATTGTGTATTGAATCTTTAACTATTTCTTTTCCATATGCATTTAATATAGAAGATGCTATTGGATGATTAGAATAGGCTTCTGCAAAAGCTGCATAAGTCATAAGTTCATCATTTGACACACCATTCTGTGCCTTCACTTCTGTTACCTTAAATACACCTTTAGTAAGCGTTCCTGTTTTATCAAATACAACAATCTCTGCATTGTTCAAAGCTTCTAAATAATTTCCGCCCTTAACAAGTATTCCATTTTTTGAAGCTCCACCTATTCCTCCAAAGAAGCCAAGAGGTATAGAAACTACCAAAGCGCATGGACATGATACTACTAAAAATGCCAATGCTCTGTATATCCAGTCCGAAAAAACAGCGCCTTTAATAAATAATGGTGGTAATACAGCAAGAGCCAATGCAGAAAAAACAACAATTGGTGTATAATATCTTGCAAATTTTGTCACAAAGCTTTCAGTTGGAGCTTTTTTACTATTCGCATTTTGAACCAAGTCTAATATCTTCGCAATTGTGGAATCACTAAATTCTTTTTCCACTTCAATTGTCAGGAGACCATTTTTATTGATGGTTCCACCAAGGACGCTGTCTCCTGTATGAACTTCTCTAGGAACTGATTCACCAGTTAGTGCAGATGTATCAAGCATTGAATCTCCATTAATGACCTTACCATCTAAAGGGACTTTTTCACCTGGTTTTATTATTATAATGTCACCCACACTAACTTCCTCCGGGAAAACCTTTTTCACATCATCGTTAACCTTCAAATTAGCATAATCAGGTCTTATATCCATAAGCTCTGTAATTGATTTTCTTGAACGTCTAACTGCTAGTCCCTGCAGCATTTCTCCGAATTGATAAAAAAGCATAACTGCAACACCTTCTGGATATTGTCCAATAGCAAAAGCTCCAACAGTCGCTATACTCATCAAGAAATTTTCGTCAAATACTTGACCTTTAGACATATTCTTTAGAGCTGTTAGAAATACCTCTCCACCTACAATCATATAACTTATCAAATAAATTCCCAATTCAATTGGAGGTTTAAACTTAAAAATACCTGCTACTAAAAATCCCAGAGCTCCTATAATAAGCCTTATTATTTCACCCTTATTACTTTCCTCAGCTTCCAGATTATCAGATTTTTTTCGTTTTTCATAGGTCTCAATAAATTTGACATCTGGCTCTATTCTCTTGGAAATCTTTTTGGCTTCCTCAATAATCTCATTCTTCTTAGACGGCTTATTTATATTAATAATAAGTCTTGCAGATACAAAATCAACAACAGCTGACTTAACCCCGTCAATTTTATTTACTTCTCTTTCTATCTTAGCCGCACAATTAGCACAATCCAATCCCTCGATAATAAATTCTTTTCTAAAATTCCTATTTTCAGAATCATTAATGTCCCTATATGTTTTCATATTTATATCTTTAATATTTATATTTTTAGTTAGAACTTTTAGATTACTTTTATTAAGATTTTTGATTTCATCATCCATTACCTATCCTCCCAATAATAATATCCCTTTATAGTAGCAAATATAGATACTTTGGTGAACATATGATTATCTGTTCATATATTCATTATATGTAATTAGAAGTTTCATGTCAACAATCTTTTATTGTAATTTTGTAAATCCACATTAATTATATGTTTTAATCTTATTTGGAATTTTTATAAGTACTTTGTCCATTCATAAACCTTATTATAAGTACATCTAATTCACGACTTTTTTCTAATATTTTATCGTATTCGGCATTATTGGCAATCAAAGAATTTAAAATATCTCTTAACTTACATATTTCTTCATCCATAATTATTACCTCACTATTAGTTATAAATAAAAAACAATTTAATAATTTTGTTGACAAATTGTCAGTTTTTATATATGTTTTTTCTATCTTGCAATCACTCGTAATGTCAAAATTTTAATATCTATAGATATATTCGCATATAAATATGCTATTTGCAAATAAAACTTTATTGCTAATAGCATATTTATGTAATAGCAGAATGTGTATAAAGTTATTTTAGGGAGTGAGTGTAATTGAAAAACACAATAAATGCTATAGATGCTGAACTGATTGGAACTAGAATACGTAAAGAAAGAGAAACTTTAGGATTAACACGAGAAAAATTTGCTGAAGTACTTGACCTATCTCCTCTTTATATTGGACAACTAGAAAGAGGGGAAAGGCTAATGAGTCTCTCAACCTTAATAAAAATATCAAACATACTTAATATTTCGACCGATTATTTGATACATGGCAAATCTACTCATGAAAGTTTGATGAAAGAACATTCAAATGAACCTTTATACAACAAAAATAACAGCACATTATATGCACTGCTAAATAAATGTTCTCAAAAGGAATTAACATTGATAGAATCAATGGTCAAATTAATCATACCATATATAAGGTAAATTATATTGATACATCTTAAAATAGGTTTTATAATGGAAGCTTAACTTATGTGTAGGCCGGGATTTCTAAAATTTTTTACGTGACGTATTTTGGAAATCCCGGCCGGAGCATAAATTAAGCTTGGAATTACAAACCCTATAAATTTTTCTATTCAAAATGATGCATTATTATTTACTGAATCTTAATTTTCATCACGGTTTAAATAATCTTTTATAGCTTCAAGGAATCTTTCACCATATTTCTTTAACTTAAATTGACCTACACCGGATACATCCAGCATTTGATCAAGATTTGCCGGCCTCTTACTGCTGAGTTCTTTTAGTGTAGCATCAGAAAATACCAAATATGGTGGTACAGCCTCTCCAGATGCTATTTCTCTCCTGAGAGTTCTTAAAACTTCGAATAAATCATCGTTTACTTCTATCTTTTTAGTAGAGACATTCTCCTTTAATACTACTTTTTCTTCTCCTCTTAATATCTTTACAGAATTGGAATTCAACACTACCTTGGGATATTCCCCTTCTTTTAGTGATATATATCCATGTGCTATAAGTGTATTTATAAAACTTGCAAGCTTTTCCTTTGAGTAATTTTTTATTATTCCATAGGTAGACAATTTATCAAAACCATATTGGAGCACCTTTTTTTGAGTAGAACCTCTGAGCACATCAACTATCATATTTATCCCAAACTCTCTCTTCATTCTATAGATACATGACAGCACTTTTTGACAATCTACAGTTTTATCTACATATTCTCCTTCACTTATACAATTACTGCAATTACCACATTCATCATAGTCAACTTGTTCTCCAAAATAGTTAAGTATATATTTTCTGAGACACCCATTATAGTGAACAAAATCTATCATCTGCTGGAGTTTTTTATATTCGTTAAGCCTTCTATTTGGTGATTGTACACTTGCTTCAATAAGATATTTCTGTGTACTAACATCTTTAGGTGCAAACATAAGTATGCATTCACTTTTTTCTCCGTCACGACCCGCTCTGCCTATTTCCTGATAGTAACTCTCTATATTCTTTGGCATATTGTAATGGATGACATACCGAACATTAGACTTATCGATACCCATTCCAAAAGCATTTGTTGCAACTACTACATTTACCCTATCATATACAAAATCCTCCTGATTGCTTTTTCTATCCTTATCAGAAAGACCTGCATGATATTCTGTTACAGATATGCCATTTTCCTTGAGTTTACCGTATATACTATCAACCTCTTTTCTGGTGGCAGCATATACTATTCCGGACTGTTCCTTATTGGTTTTGATATAATTAAGAAGATACTCCATCCTGTTTCCAATCTTTAAACATCCTATTTTAAGATTATCTCTATCAAAGCCCGATATAAAAACAGCAGGATCTCTAAGTTTTATTTGTTTTATGATGTCATCTCTGACCTCTTTAGTTGCTGTAGCTGTAAAAGCTGTTACAACAGGTCTCTTTTTAAAGTTTTCTATAAACCTCCATATATATGTATAACTGCTTCTAAAATCATGTCCCCATTGAGAAACACAGTGTGCTTCATCTACTGCTATCTGAGATATACTTATATCTTTCACAATCTGACAAAATTCCTGAGACTCCAGCCTCTCTGGTGCTACATATAGTATCTTCACATGCCCTTCAGTTAAGTTTTCACATATATCTAAAATATCCTTATGCGAAATAGAACTATTTATATAGGCCGCCCCTATACCTAAATCCTTTATATTATCCACCTGATCTTTCATAAGTGAAATAAGTGGTGATATAACTATCGTTACCCCATCAAATAATACCGCAGGCACCTGGTAACATATTGATTTTCCTCCTCCTGTCGGCATTACAGCTAAAGTATCTTTTCCATCCAGTATACTTGAAATCACCTTTTCCTGGTCTTTTCTAAAACTACTGTATCCATAATACTTATGGAGAACTTCAAGTGCATTTTTAAGCAATAGCTTCACCTCCATAACATAATTTATATTTTCATTATATCACAGAGGCTACAATCCATAATCCTATAATCATTTTATATAAATTATTACTTAATATATTCTTTAAGCTTTTCTTTGGTTTTACTATCAGTAAAGCATGCGTCAACACTATTAAAATAAATCTGTCTATAGTCTTCATAACTCATATCAAACTCATTAACCATTACTTGACATTCATTTGTCATAGTCGTATTTGATACAGTTCTGTTATCAGTATTCAAAGTAACTCTTATACCATCTTTTAGGAATTTATATATAGGATGTTCATAAAAACTATTAACTGCTTTTGTCTGCACATTACTAGTCGGGCACATCTCAAGGGCAATTTTTTGTGCCTTAACAAGTTTATATGCTTCTTTGGAATTTTTTATTGCAACTCCGTGCCCAATTCTTTCTGCCCCTAAAAGCCTTACCGCATCTATTACATTTCTTGATATTCCTGTTTCACCTGCATGTATAGTTATTCCATACCCATACTCCCTTGCCAATTTAATTGGCTCTAAAAATCTTTCGCAAAAACCATCATCTTCAGAAGAACAAAGATCTATTCCGGCAACGCCTCGTCCAATGAACTTTTTTCCATCTTCAATTACCTGAAAAGCTTTATCTTCATCCATATTTCTCATGCAGCAAAGTATAACATTTCCTTTAATATCATACATAGACTCAGCTAATCTAATTCCTTCTATAACACTTTGTATAATCTCCTCTAAAGTTAATCCTTTCAATGTATGAAGTTGAGGTGCAAATCTTATTTCCATATATTTAACATTTTCTCTTGCCGAGTCTTCAAATACTTCAAAAGTAATTCTTTTCAAATTTTCTTTAGACTGCATAACCAAATTCGGAATTTCAAATGCCTTTAAATACTCATCAAGAGATTTACAGTCCAATGGAATTGTAATTTTATTTCTAATGTCATTTACGTTATAAGATAGAATGTTAATTTTATCCTTTTTTGCTATATCAACTATCGTTTCTGGTCTAAGACTGCCATCCAGATGACAGTGAAGTTCTATTTTGGGTAAATTTTTTAAATTCATAATCTCCTCCTTGACATTATAAAATATCATTATAATGGTACAATTTATAAAATTAACTTTAACTAAAATATTACATTAAAATGGTCTTCATTATGTTACAAATTTATGAATAATATAAAGATAGTATAAATTTTATTTTGCAATATAAAAATATGCTCAAATACACTTAAAAAAGTCTTCTATTTATGTTATAATATTATTACATACTATTTACACAATAATAATCAATGTGGCAATGATTATTATATGTAATTCAATTCTTAAGTTAAAGGAGAGTTTTATGAAAGGGAAAAAGACTAAATTTTATCAACTTATTGGTAGATATATACTTTTATTTATAGGGGCAATGATCTACTCAATTGGGCTCGAGATTTTTCTTATACCAAATAATGTAATTGATGGTGGAATCGTTGGAATTTCTATAATAACAACCCATTTCACAAAATTACCATTAGGAGTACTTACCTTTATTCTTAATGTTCCATTCTTTATATTTGGATATAAGCAAATAGGAAAAACGTTTACAATATCAACTCTATTCTCTGTGTTCTGTTATTCAATAGGTGTAAGTTTATTCACTCCAATCTCCAGCATAACCCAGGATGTGTTATTAGCATCAATATTCGGAGGTATTTTAATTGGTTTTGGAGTAGGTCTTATAATAAGAAATGGCGGTTCAACTGATGGTTCGGAAGTTATTGCAATAATTCTCGACAAAAAATCAAGTTTCTCTGTTGGACAAATTGTAATGTTTTTTAACTTCTTTATATTGACATCGGCCGGTTTTGTTTTTGGATGGGACAGGGCTATGTATTCTCTTATAGCATATTTCATAGCCGTAAAAGTTATAGACATTATTGTTGACGGACTAGACGAATCAAAAGCTGTAATTATAATTTCTGAACAATATCAGGACATATCAGAGGCAATAATGAATAGACTCGGAAGAGGATTGACTTTGTTAGATGGTAAAGGTGCTTATAAAGGAGTTGACACCAGTGTGATATATGTCATTGTATCCCGTCTCGAGATATCTAAAGTTAAAAATATAGTACACGGATTTGATGAAGATGCCTTAATAACTATAGGTCCCGTTGACGTATCCGGCAAAAAATACAAGAAAAAAGCTATACACTAATTTTTATGGATTTATAAATGAAAGCTTAAGTTAACCTCTAGCCGGGATTTCCAAAATATGTCACATAAAAATTTTAGAAATCCCGGCTAGAAGCTAAGTTAAGCTTAGAATTACAAACCCTGTAAAGTTTACCTTTTCTTCATCCATGGAAATACTTTTTTAATCATTATCTCACCTATGATAAAAAATGAAATTAATTCCACCCATTCCATATTCACCAATAATTATTAATATCGCTCCAGTTAATCCGAATAACAATACAATCAATACTGTGTCTTTTACAATTATTCCCCTCCAAAGTGAAAATGTTTTATAATATCCACCATCCTATCTGTAAAAATTCCAATCATAATACCTGTGGCAGTATATTCCTAATTTAGCAAAAAGAGAAACTACAGAAACTTATATAAAGTCTTGTAGTTTCTCTTACACTTACTGTTCTCACTTTTTATTACTTATAGCTTAAAGTGCTGGTAGTACAAAATACATAATTAGTAGTATTACAACTCCTATTATTCCAATCTTTAAATCTTATAAAAAATATAATAGTCATTTCTTTCATTAGATTCTTT is from Clostridium fermenticellae and encodes:
- the add gene encoding adenosine deaminase produces the protein MNLKNLPKIELHCHLDGSLRPETIVDIAKKDKINILSYNVNDIRNKITIPLDCKSLDEYLKAFEIPNLVMQSKENLKRITFEVFEDSARENVKYMEIRFAPQLHTLKGLTLEEIIQSVIEGIRLAESMYDIKGNVILCCMRNMDEDKAFQVIEDGKKFIGRGVAGIDLCSSEDDGFCERFLEPIKLAREYGYGITIHAGETGISRNVIDAVRLLGAERIGHGVAIKNSKEAYKLVKAQKIALEMCPTSNVQTKAVNSFYEHPIYKFLKDGIRVTLNTDNRTVSNTTMTNECQVMVNEFDMSYEDYRQIYFNSVDACFTDSKTKEKLKEYIK
- a CDS encoding YitT family protein, with translation MKGKKTKFYQLIGRYILLFIGAMIYSIGLEIFLIPNNVIDGGIVGISIITTHFTKLPLGVLTFILNVPFFIFGYKQIGKTFTISTLFSVFCYSIGVSLFTPISSITQDVLLASIFGGILIGFGVGLIIRNGGSTDGSEVIAIILDKKSSFSVGQIVMFFNFFILTSAGFVFGWDRAMYSLIAYFIAVKVIDIIVDGLDESKAVIIISEQYQDISEAIMNRLGRGLTLLDGKGAYKGVDTSVIYVIVSRLEISKVKNIVHGFDEDALITIGPVDVSGKKYKKKAIH
- a CDS encoding aspartyl-phosphate phosphatase Spo0E family protein, which encodes MDEEICKLRDILNSLIANNAEYDKILEKSRELDVLIIRFMNGQSTYKNSK
- a CDS encoding helix-turn-helix domain-containing protein — protein: MKNTINAIDAELIGTRIRKERETLGLTREKFAEVLDLSPLYIGQLERGERLMSLSTLIKISNILNISTDYLIHGKSTHESLMKEHSNEPLYNKNNSTLYALLNKCSQKELTLIESMVKLIIPYIR
- a CDS encoding heavy metal translocating P-type ATPase translates to MDDEIKNLNKSNLKVLTKNINIKDINMKTYRDINDSENRNFRKEFIIEGLDCANCAAKIEREVNKIDGVKSAVVDFVSARLIININKPSKKNEIIEEAKKISKRIEPDVKFIETYEKRKKSDNLEAEESNKGEIIRLIIGALGFLVAGIFKFKPPIELGIYLISYMIVGGEVFLTALKNMSKGQVFDENFLMSIATVGAFAIGQYPEGVAVMLFYQFGEMLQGLAVRRSRKSITELMDIRPDYANLKVNDDVKKVFPEEVSVGDIIIIKPGEKVPLDGKVINGDSMLDTSALTGESVPREVHTGDSVLGGTINKNGLLTIEVEKEFSDSTIAKILDLVQNANSKKAPTESFVTKFARYYTPIVVFSALALAVLPPLFIKGAVFSDWIYRALAFLVVSCPCALVVSIPLGFFGGIGGASKNGILVKGGNYLEALNNAEIVVFDKTGTLTKGVFKVTEVKAQNGVSNDELMTYAAFAEAYSNHPIASSILNAYGKEIVKDSIHNYEEISGYGIKAVINGKEVLAGNYKLMNKEGIGYTEADTIGTAVHIAVDKEYAGYILISDEIKEDSVKVVKALKSVGIKKTVMLTGDNKAAANKVGERVGIDEVHAELLPDQKVDRIEMLYKEKAPKGKLIFVGDGVNDAPVLARADIGVAMGGVGSDAAIEAADVVIMTDEPSKIASAIKIAKHTRSIVMQNIFFALGVKFLLLILIAIGIGTMWEAVFGDVGVTLIAVLNSMRTLKTENI